From Pseudomonas arsenicoxydans:
TGAACACCGAGTTGGAGTTGACGCCCTTCAACTGGAAGACCGTGCTGATCGTGTCTGGCTTGTGTGTTGCCGGTCTGGCCACCGCCGGGCTCGGTCTTCTGGCGGCGGGCGGTTACCTTTGCTACGCGTTGTATCAAGGTTCCCAGCGCAAGAAACTGCTGATCAGTGACCTGAACGCTTACCTCGAGAAGTTGGACACCCTGGTCGCCAGTCGCGGCCGGGCGCCAAGCCCTGTTCAAGCTGAAAGCCCGGTCGAGGCCGAACTCTCCTTCGAACTCGACAGCCCCGCACCCGCGCAAAGCGCTGCCGAACCTGAAAGCCCTACGCTGAACAGCGACAGCGTGCGCCGGGCGCTGTCACGCAATCTCTGAAAGACATGTCCTGAAAACCTCTGCGCAAAACACAAGTTTTGGATCGACAGCGGGACGCAGAGCGTCCCTGGCGGCATTCCCACGCAGAGCGTGGGAACGATCCAAAGCATTGTGTCGCCCTGCTTTTTTGGGAACGGTTTTGCTCGCGAGACTGTAGATCTTGCCCTTGCCCTTGCCCTTGCCCTTGCCCTTGCCCTTGCCCTTGCCCTTGCCCTTGCCCTTGCTTCGGCTTTTGATCTTGATTTTGATCTTGATCTTGATCTATCTGCCCCTTTCCCAGAGGCCGAACGCAGGCGTTGCGTAGGGGGCACCGCGGCATGGATGCCGCGGTAGCCGCCCCCGGCCATGGATGGCCGATGGCGGCGTGCCCCCCGGAGCAATGCCGGAGAGAGGGCATGCCGAGCCTAGGCGAGGCACCGAATGGAGGGGCAAGACTTTTTGGTTACTTTTGAGGCGTTTGTCAAAAGTGACTCGCTGTAAAAGCGAAACCGCCAGCCGCCGTTACCGCAGAAATGGATATGCCCCCAATCCAATCCAATCCAATCCAATCCAATCCAATCCAATCCCAATCCCTTGTCCCCAGTTGTTCAAAGTTGTAACAGTCCCACTCCTATAACGCCCCTCATAAAAAATAAACACTTTAAAACCAACAACTTAAAGTGAATTTCAAGCTGTTACAGCCAAATCGACCACAGATTGCCGCCTTGCTGAACACTCGTTTAGTATGGCCTCAAGTCGCATCACCTCATGCCAAACACAATAATTCGAGGATTCGCATGACTACTCACTCCTCTCTGCTCAGCCAAGTCGAAGCCGGCGTGGCCTGGATCACCCTCAATCGCACCGCCCAGCGCAACGCGCTGGACATCCCGACCCTGAAAAACCTGCACGCCTTGCTCGACCAATTCAACACCGATCCCGCCGTTCGAGTCGTCGTACTGACCGGCAGCGGCCGCAGCTTCTGCGCCGGTGCCGACCTCGCCGAATGGGCCGAAGCCGAAGCCCGAGGCGCCCTCGAAACCTACGGCTGGACCGAAACCGCCCACGCCCTGATGAGCCGTTTGTACAGCCTGGAAAAACCCACCATCGCCGCCATCAACGGCACCGCCGTCGGCGCCGGCATGGACCTGACACTCTGCTGCGACCTGCGCATCGCCGCGCAGTCAGCCCGGTTCAAGGCCGGCTACACCAGCATGGCCTACTCGCCGGACGCCGGAGCCAGTTGGCACCTGCCACGCCTGATCGGCACCGAACAAGCCAAACGCCTGCTGTTTCTCGACGAGTTGTGGGGCGCCGAACGCGCCTTGGCGGCCGGCCTTGTCGGCGAAGTTTGTGCCGATGAGCAACTGCTCGAAGTGACGACTGAACTGGCCACGCGCCTGGCCAGCGGCCCGACATTCGCCTTCGCCCAGACCAAAAAACTCATGCGCGAAGGCGCCCAGCGCAGCCTGCCGGAGCAACTGCAAGCCGAGCTCGCAGCCGGTCTGCTCTGCGGTCGCAGCGAAGACGGTGCGGAAGCCTTGCGCGCCTCCATCGAAAAACGCCCGGCGAAATTTGCCGGCAAATAAGCCCGCCGCTCCCCAACCCGTGAACGAACAACAGGTAGCCCCATGAATTTCCAACTGACCCAAGAACAAGAAATGTTGGTGGACGCGGTACGCAGCTTTGTCGCCAAGGAACTGCTGCCGCATGAGGAAGCGGTCGACCGCGCCGACGAAGTCTCCCCGGAGCTGGCTGCGCAGATTCGCGGCAAGGCCATCGCCGCCGGTTTCTATGCGTTCAACATGCCGGAAGAAGTGGGCGGTGGAGGTCTGGATTATGTGTCCCAGGCGCTGATCGAGCGTGAGCTGTCGAAGGTGTCATGGGCGCTGCATGTGTTCGTCGCGCGGCCATCGAAAATCCTCATGGCCTGCACCGGCGATCAGATCAAGGACTACCTGTTGCCGTGCATCCAGGGCGAGAAAATCGATTGCTTCGCGCTGACCGAGCCGGGCGCCGGTTCCGATGCCAACGCGATCAAGACCCGCGCCGTGCGCGACGGTGATGATTTCGTGCTCAATGGCAGCAAACACTTCATCAGCCACGCCGGGCACGCCGATTTCGCCATTGTTTTCGCCGTCACCGACACCTACGAACACAACGGCAAGCAGCGCAACGCCGTGACCTCATTCCTGGTCGATCGCGACACGCCAGGCATGACCATTCGCCGTGGTCCCAAGTGCGTGAGCAACCGTGGCTACCACACCTTTGAGATGTTCTTCGATGACTGCCGCGTACCGGCCAATAAAGTGCTGGGCGAAGTCGGCAAGGGCTGGGACGTGGCCAACGCCTGGCTCACCGCCGGGCGTGTAATGGTCGCCGCCAACTGTGTGGGCCAGGCGCAACGTGCGCTCGATGTGTCGCTGCAATGGGCGGCGGATCGCAAGCAGTTCGGCCAGCCGATCGGCACCTATCAGGGCATCTCGTTCAAGCTCGCCGACATGGTCACGCAGATCCGCGCCGCGGAACTGCTGACCCTGCACACCGCCTGGAAAATGGACCAGGGCAGCATGACCGATGGCGAGGCTGGCATGGCCAAGCTGTTCGCCAGTGAAGTGCTCGGCAAGGTCGCCGATGAGGCGGTGCAGATCTTTGGCGGCATGGGCCTGATGGATGAATGCCCGGTGGAACGCATCTGGCGTAACGCGCGGATCGAGCGGGTCTGGGAAGGCACGTCGGAGATCCAGCGTCACATCATTTCCCGCGAACTGCTGCGGCCGCTGTTGCGCTGACCGGTCTGGAGATTACCCATGTCGCAGATGATTCGTGACAACCTCAAACGCCTGCTCGCGCCACGTCACCTGGCGTTTGTCGGTGGCCGCAGCATGGCCCGTGCGCTCAAGCGCTGCGCCGACGGTGGCTACCTCGGGCAGATGTGGCTGGTCAATCCGCAGCACGACAACCTTGAAGGCGTGCCGTGTGTACGCAGCATCGCCGAACTGCCGTGCGGCCCGGACGCGGTGTTCATCGCGACCAACCGCGAGCTGACCCTGACCTGCGTCGCCGAACTGGCCGCGAAAGGCGCGGGCGGGGCGATTTGCTACGCCTCAGGGTTTGCCGAAACCGGCGCCGAAGGCCAGGCCTTGCAGCAGCAGTTGCTCAACGCCGCCGGTCACATGGCGCTGCTCGGTCCCAATTGCTACGGCTTGCTCGACTACTTGCACAGCGCCGCATTGTGGCCGGTGGCCCATGGCGGCAAAGCGGTGGAGAAGGGCGTCGCGGTGCTGACCCAGAGCGGCAACTTTGCCTACAACCTGTCGATGAGCGACCGCTCCTTGCCGGTGGCCTACATGGCGTCGGTCGGCAATCAGGCGCAACTGGGTATCGCCGAATTGATGGACGTGTTGCTCGATGAACCGCGCGTCACCGCCATCGGCTTGCACCTTGAAGGCCTGAAAAACGTCCCGGGTTTCGCCCGCGCCGCACACAAGGCACTGGAAAAGGGCATCCCGATCATCGCGCTGAAAACCGGCGTATCTCAGATCGGTGCCGAGCTGGCGCTCAGTCACACCAGTTCGCTGTCGGGTTCGGACGCGCTGTACGACAGTCTGTTTGCGCGTCTCGGCGTGATCCGCGTCAGCGGCCCGGTGAGCTTTGTCGAAACCCTGAAAGCGGCCGCGTGCGGCAAGCTGCCGTCGGGCAACAGCCTGATCGCGCTGGCCTGTTCCGGCGGTGACGCCGGGCTGATCGCCGACTATGCCGAACGCAACGAACTGAGCTTGCCCAAACTCGACGAAGGCCAGCGAGAAGAACTCGCGCAGGTGCTGCCAAGCTACGCCAACCTGGTCAATCCGCTGGATTTCACCACCGCGATCTGGGGCGACGGCGAGGCCCTGAACCGCATGCTCGACAGCGCCCTGCGCACCGAAGCGGATGCGGCGATGCTGGTGCTCGATTACCCATCGGAATACACCGGCGAACGCAAGGAATGCGACCTGCTGCTGGAGCTTTACTGCGCCGCCCTGGTCCGCCACGGCAAGACCGGTTTTGTCACCTCGGCGTTCCCGGAACTGCTGCCGGCCCACGCTCGCGAACGCCTGCATGCCCAAGGCGTGGCGGCGCTGCAAGGTGTCGAAGACGGCTTGGCTGCGTGGGGCCGGATTGCCGGCTATCAACGCAATCGCCAGGCATTGCTGGCGCTCGGTGAATCGGCGCTGGCGCCGCATTGTCCACAAGCGTTGGTCGGCGAAGGTCGTTTGCTCAACGAGTGGGATTCGAAAACAGCATTGCGCGCCTTTGGCCTGCCGACGCCCAACGGCGTATTGAGCACGCCGGACAAGGCGCTGGCCGACGCCAACACCCTGGGTTATCCGTTGGTGCTCAAAGCGGTGAGTGCGCAACTGCCGCACAAAACCGAAGCCGGCGCCGTTGCGTTGAATCTCAAAGATGAAGCG
This genomic window contains:
- a CDS encoding enoyl-CoA hydratase/isomerase family protein, coding for MTTHSSLLSQVEAGVAWITLNRTAQRNALDIPTLKNLHALLDQFNTDPAVRVVVLTGSGRSFCAGADLAEWAEAEARGALETYGWTETAHALMSRLYSLEKPTIAAINGTAVGAGMDLTLCCDLRIAAQSARFKAGYTSMAYSPDAGASWHLPRLIGTEQAKRLLFLDELWGAERALAAGLVGEVCADEQLLEVTTELATRLASGPTFAFAQTKKLMREGAQRSLPEQLQAELAAGLLCGRSEDGAEALRASIEKRPAKFAGK
- a CDS encoding acetate--CoA ligase family protein, whose translation is MIRDNLKRLLAPRHLAFVGGRSMARALKRCADGGYLGQMWLVNPQHDNLEGVPCVRSIAELPCGPDAVFIATNRELTLTCVAELAAKGAGGAICYASGFAETGAEGQALQQQLLNAAGHMALLGPNCYGLLDYLHSAALWPVAHGGKAVEKGVAVLTQSGNFAYNLSMSDRSLPVAYMASVGNQAQLGIAELMDVLLDEPRVTAIGLHLEGLKNVPGFARAAHKALEKGIPIIALKTGVSQIGAELALSHTSSLSGSDALYDSLFARLGVIRVSGPVSFVETLKAAACGKLPSGNSLIALACSGGDAGLIADYAERNELSLPKLDEGQREELAQVLPSYANLVNPLDFTTAIWGDGEALNRMLDSALRTEADAAMLVLDYPSEYTGERKECDLLLELYCAALVRHGKTGFVTSAFPELLPAHARERLHAQGVAALQGVEDGLAAWGRIAGYQRNRQALLALGESALAPHCPQALVGEGRLLNEWDSKTALRAFGLPTPNGVLSTPDKALADANTLGYPLVLKAVSAQLPHKTEAGAVALNLKDEAALSAALKKMRASIAAYAPQVPFDQVLLEPMATAPLAELIVGIKRENDFGLALVIGTGGILVELLKDSRSLLLPTTDGAIRNAVLNLRSAALLQGFRGRERADLEALVAAIRAVADYACENAAQLLELDVNPLLVGAHGTTAVDALIRLGHE
- a CDS encoding acyl-CoA dehydrogenase family protein is translated as MNFQLTQEQEMLVDAVRSFVAKELLPHEEAVDRADEVSPELAAQIRGKAIAAGFYAFNMPEEVGGGGLDYVSQALIERELSKVSWALHVFVARPSKILMACTGDQIKDYLLPCIQGEKIDCFALTEPGAGSDANAIKTRAVRDGDDFVLNGSKHFISHAGHADFAIVFAVTDTYEHNGKQRNAVTSFLVDRDTPGMTIRRGPKCVSNRGYHTFEMFFDDCRVPANKVLGEVGKGWDVANAWLTAGRVMVAANCVGQAQRALDVSLQWAADRKQFGQPIGTYQGISFKLADMVTQIRAAELLTLHTAWKMDQGSMTDGEAGMAKLFASEVLGKVADEAVQIFGGMGLMDECPVERIWRNARIERVWEGTSEIQRHIISRELLRPLLR